In the Bacillus sp. HSf4 genome, TTATGATCTTCACCGGTTGAATACGTTTCAATTTCACTGGAATAGCCCGAAAGCGTGTCATGGATCACTTTGCGCTCACTGGAAGGCATCGGTTCAAGATGAATGTCTTTTTTCTGCCTTCTCGCCTGATCGGCCAGCTTCATGGCCAGCTGCGCCAAGGTTTCCTTCCGCTTTGCACGGTACCCTTCAGCATCGACTACCACATGAATATAGCGGTCGGAGTGCCGGTTGATGACAAGCTGTGTCAACGTTTCAAGAGCGTTTAACGTTTGTCCTCTTTTTCCGATCAAAAGCGCCGTTTTGTCACCTTTTAACAGGAAGGTGACCTTTTTCGGCTCAACTGTCGCCGTCACCTGCGCTTCTATCCCCATGTTCTTCACAACATTTTCCAAATACTGTTTCGCTTCTTTTACAGGATCTATTTTTTCTCGAATTTTGACAACTGCAGGCTGATGTCCGAAAATGCCGAATAATCCCTTTTTGCCTTCATCGATTATGGCGATTTCAGCATCGTCTGCTTGGAGTTCCAGCTGTTTAAGCCCGGATTGCACTGCTTCATCGACGGTACGTCCAGTAGCAGTCAGTTCCTTCACTTTTTCTTCCCTCCGGATTTTTTTCCTCCGGCTGTCGCTTCCTGCCTCTCCGCCTTCAAATCAGGTCCTTTGATAAAGAAGGTTTGAGCAATCATAAACAAG is a window encoding:
- the jag gene encoding RNA-binding cell elongation regulator Jag/EloR; amino-acid sequence: MKELTATGRTVDEAVQSGLKQLELQADDAEIAIIDEGKKGLFGIFGHQPAVVKIREKIDPVKEAKQYLENVVKNMGIEAQVTATVEPKKVTFLLKGDKTALLIGKRGQTLNALETLTQLVINRHSDRYIHVVVDAEGYRAKRKETLAQLAMKLADQARRQKKDIHLEPMPSSERKVIHDTLSGYSSEIETYSTGEDHNRHLVISYKK